One segment of Aquimarina sp. BL5 DNA contains the following:
- a CDS encoding thioesterase II family protein, with protein sequence MSVKLVCLHYGGGNRFSFLKLKEYLDPSIEMVSLEIPGHGKRLNESLLTDLEVMADDVFEQLKNVLDNKEYILYGHSLGGMILFLVTRLLQNNGNKLPNHLIVSGCKGPKYNHVRSSICHLLNDLDFKLELKKLGGFPEEALQNEELLTFFLPILRADFKAIETYKYKKEKPFKVPITAMSGLNENITREQLEGWNEESDLDINLIQFPGNHFFILDKFKEIGDVINQIVNNKLSEVKI encoded by the coding sequence ATGTCGGTTAAATTAGTTTGTTTGCACTATGGAGGAGGAAATCGTTTTAGTTTCCTTAAACTGAAAGAATATCTGGACCCATCTATTGAAATGGTTTCTTTAGAAATACCTGGGCATGGTAAAAGATTGAATGAGTCATTACTTACCGATTTGGAGGTAATGGCCGATGATGTTTTTGAACAACTTAAAAATGTTCTGGACAATAAAGAATATATCTTATACGGTCACAGTTTGGGAGGGATGATTCTATTTCTTGTTACTCGATTATTACAAAACAATGGCAACAAACTGCCAAATCATTTAATAGTTTCAGGATGTAAGGGACCAAAATACAATCATGTACGATCTAGCATCTGTCATTTACTAAATGATCTAGACTTTAAATTGGAGCTTAAAAAACTAGGAGGATTTCCAGAAGAGGCACTTCAGAACGAAGAGCTTCTAACCTTCTTCCTTCCGATACTTAGAGCAGATTTTAAAGCAATTGAAACCTATAAATACAAAAAAGAGAAACCTTTTAAGGTTCCAATTACAGCTATGTCAGGATTAAACGAAAATATTACTCGGGAACAATTAGAAGGTTGGAATGAAGAATCCGATTTAGATATTAATTTAATTCAGTTTCCGGGGAATCATTTTTTTATTCTAGATAAGTTTAAGGAAATAGGAGATGTTATCAATCAAATAGTAAATAATAAACTTTCTGAAGTAAAAATTTAG
- a CDS encoding UpxY family transcription antiterminator: MKTSLKIGWYVVYVRSRYERKVHEFLQENSILSFLPLTQIIKKWSDRKKLVEVPLFPSYVFVKVNSSKDFFDILSVKGVCDFLRCGRDYAVVSEKEIIKIKLLLSSNYEIEIESSDQMPKIGELKKINDGPLNGLECEVLRINHKDKIVVRLNSIRQNITTVMPSGYLSEISTDPILM, from the coding sequence ATGAAAACAAGCTTAAAAATAGGCTGGTACGTTGTTTATGTGCGATCTCGTTACGAAAGAAAAGTACATGAATTTTTACAAGAAAACAGCATACTATCTTTTCTACCACTTACCCAAATAATTAAAAAATGGAGTGATCGTAAAAAGTTAGTTGAAGTTCCTTTATTTCCTTCTTACGTTTTTGTTAAAGTAAATTCTTCTAAAGACTTTTTTGACATATTATCTGTAAAAGGAGTTTGTGATTTTTTACGTTGTGGAAGAGATTATGCAGTTGTAAGTGAAAAGGAAATTATTAAGATAAAGTTGTTATTAAGTAGTAATTACGAAATAGAGATAGAAAGCTCTGATCAAATGCCAAAAATTGGAGAATTAAAGAAAATAAATGACGGACCTCTAAATGGCTTAGAATGTGAAGTTTTAAGAATAAACCATAAAGATAAAATCGTAGTACGACTCAATTCCATACGGCAAAATATTACTACTGTAATGCCTTCTGGATATCTATCCGAAATTAGCACAGATCCAATTTTGATGTAA
- a CDS encoding polymer-forming cytoskeletal protein, with amino-acid sequence MFSDNKKGKDQALTDFSRNQNKISEGTKIVGDVISEGGFRVEGTIEGTFKTTGKVVVGKSGFIQGTLECSDADFEGKFSGNLIISGTLSLKPTAHIEGEVSVGKLAVEPGATFNASCVMKGGVKSLGGKQDGQKQGQQGQGKSA; translated from the coding sequence ATGTTTTCAGACAATAAGAAAGGAAAAGATCAAGCTTTAACTGATTTTTCTAGAAATCAGAACAAAATTTCAGAAGGAACTAAAATTGTAGGAGATGTTATTTCCGAAGGCGGTTTTAGAGTAGAAGGTACTATAGAAGGAACTTTTAAAACCACAGGGAAAGTAGTGGTTGGAAAATCAGGTTTTATTCAGGGGACGTTAGAATGCTCTGATGCTGATTTCGAAGGTAAATTTTCTGGTAACCTTATAATATCCGGAACCTTATCGCTAAAACCAACGGCGCATATCGAAGGAGAAGTTTCTGTTGGTAAACTAGCTGTAGAGCCAGGAGCAACATTCAATGCATCTTGTGTGATGAAAGGTGGCGTTAAATCTCTTGGAGGCAAACAAGATGGACAAAAACAAGGACAGCAAGGACAAGGGAAATCAGCTTAG
- a CDS encoding DUF3592 domain-containing protein, with product MRIIEIPIDDIEIIKIFLNSNKKLEAIKYIIDTYELSMRDANRVVKKIIANSELKVIKIEVRPNFQREVNTSLRSKTSEIMYYLLLFVGLCLLVGGIYNLGKTLNSLAQTEKTNATIIRYESHLSVTNSDNRKIMQTMYKPVMQFTFRNKVYERKTKTSSSSKDFVIDEQVSVYIHKDFPAVNEIYLDDFIEKYGLAVALLLFGVLITGAGFIVKKF from the coding sequence ATGAGAATCATAGAAATTCCTATTGACGATATAGAAATCATAAAGATTTTTTTGAATTCTAACAAAAAACTGGAAGCAATAAAATACATTATAGATACTTATGAATTATCAATGCGCGATGCGAATAGGGTTGTTAAAAAAATAATCGCCAATTCAGAATTAAAGGTTATTAAAATTGAAGTAAGGCCAAATTTTCAAAGAGAAGTCAATACTTCATTACGCAGTAAAACATCTGAAATCATGTACTATTTATTGCTTTTTGTTGGACTTTGTTTATTGGTCGGAGGAATATATAATCTTGGTAAAACATTAAATTCTTTAGCCCAAACTGAAAAAACAAATGCTACTATAATCAGATATGAATCTCATCTTTCGGTTACGAATAGCGATAACAGAAAAATTATGCAAACTATGTATAAACCTGTAATGCAATTTACTTTTAGGAATAAGGTTTATGAGCGCAAAACAAAAACTTCTTCATCTTCCAAGGACTTTGTCATTGACGAACAAGTTTCTGTTTACATACATAAAGATTTTCCAGCAGTTAATGAAATCTATTTAGATGATTTCATAGAAAAATATGGGCTAGCGGTAGCTCTTCTTTTATTTGGCGTTTTGATTACGGGAGCAGGATTTATTGTGAAAAAATTCTAA
- a CDS encoding ABC transporter ATP-binding protein, producing MIGIHNITKTYAGNTVLNIEHLEIPKGDSFGLVGNNGAGKTTLFSALLDLIRPTTGHIENSGIKVSESEDWKAITSAFIDETFLIGYLTAEEYFYFIGELRGQNKADVDALLAEFEDFFHGEILGQKKYLRDLSKGNQKKAGIVAALIGNPEVIILDEPFANLDPTTQIRLKKIIKDLAADPNVTVLVSSHDLMHVTEVCERIVVLDKGEVVKDLATSTETLKELEEHFNK from the coding sequence ATGATAGGAATACATAATATTACGAAGACATATGCGGGAAATACAGTGTTGAATATCGAACACTTAGAAATACCAAAAGGAGATAGTTTCGGGTTGGTAGGGAATAATGGAGCAGGAAAAACAACATTGTTTAGCGCTTTACTTGATTTAATTAGACCTACTACGGGTCATATTGAAAACAGTGGTATTAAGGTTAGTGAAAGTGAAGACTGGAAAGCTATCACCTCTGCATTTATTGATGAAACGTTCTTGATTGGATATCTTACTGCAGAAGAGTATTTTTATTTTATAGGAGAACTTCGTGGTCAAAATAAAGCGGATGTGGATGCTTTGCTTGCCGAGTTTGAAGATTTCTTTCATGGAGAAATTTTAGGGCAAAAGAAGTATTTAAGAGATCTCTCTAAGGGAAATCAAAAGAAAGCAGGAATAGTAGCAGCGCTAATTGGTAATCCAGAAGTTATTATTCTGGATGAACCGTTTGCTAATTTGGATCCTACCACTCAAATTCGTTTAAAGAAAATTATCAAAGATTTGGCTGCAGACCCTAATGTTACTGTTTTGGTTTCTAGTCATGATTTAATGCACGTAACCGAAGTCTGTGAGCGCATTGTGGTGCTGGATAAAGGAGAGGTGGTTAAAGATCTTGCGACTTCAACAGAAACATTAAAAGAGCTAGAGGAGCATTTTAATAAGTAA
- a CDS encoding class I SAM-dependent methyltransferase, which translates to MINLLKFKDAKEYYESLGDDLVKGKNEEFKNREKPLWFNVGYWKDTETFEDACKNYADNLFNFGNLKDNCDILDVGFGFGVQDIHWAKKHNIKSIKGINISPTQVRVARELVEDAGLSNVIDLREGDAISLDFDDESFDAVIALDCAYHFTTRKDFIKEAYRVLRPGGKLVFTDMMPIKEKNSRFGNFLLKLNAIPKENFYPKEHLFSFAESVNFEDMRYEDISQWVFQGAAKFGEQRMKGKRVEDIKVKLNPKDEKKYRRPYNLSGIKRCYMFSMTKKH; encoded by the coding sequence ATGATCAATTTATTAAAATTTAAAGACGCTAAAGAGTATTATGAGTCTTTAGGAGATGATTTAGTTAAAGGTAAAAATGAAGAGTTTAAGAATAGAGAAAAACCTTTATGGTTTAATGTAGGTTATTGGAAGGATACAGAAACCTTTGAGGACGCTTGCAAAAATTATGCTGATAATCTATTCAATTTCGGAAACCTAAAAGATAATTGTGATATTCTTGATGTAGGTTTTGGATTTGGTGTTCAAGATATACACTGGGCAAAAAAGCATAATATCAAGAGTATAAAAGGAATAAATATCTCTCCAACCCAAGTAAGAGTTGCACGAGAACTAGTAGAGGATGCAGGGTTGTCCAATGTAATTGACTTAAGAGAAGGAGATGCAATCTCTCTTGATTTTGACGATGAAAGTTTTGATGCAGTAATAGCTTTGGATTGTGCATATCATTTTACAACAAGAAAGGATTTTATAAAAGAAGCTTATAGAGTACTTAGGCCAGGTGGTAAATTAGTTTTTACAGATATGATGCCTATTAAAGAAAAGAACAGCAGATTTGGTAATTTTTTATTAAAACTCAATGCAATCCCTAAGGAGAACTTTTATCCTAAAGAGCATCTTTTTTCATTTGCAGAATCTGTAAACTTCGAAGATATGAGATACGAAGATATTAGTCAATGGGTTTTTCAAGGTGCTGCAAAATTTGGAGAACAACGAATGAAGGGTAAAAGAGTTGAAGATATAAAAGTAAAACTAAACCCAAAGGATGAAAAAAAATATAGAAGACCCTATAACCTATCTGGAATTAAAAGGTGCTATATGTTCAGTATGACCAAAAAACATTGA
- a CDS encoding chlorinating enzyme, translating into MKNSLTQEQKDLFNKQGFIGPFKLYEPEEAKEIFRQIRIKSAENSNILHDNPLNYDRHFDIEELTNHICHEGVVNRLKGIMGDDVILWRMEYFPKYPGSKGTEWHQVQDYSYATGKPQLIPTDTTPGTPFDLTVWTCFTESTRENGCLKLMPGSHNEMFFDESKNPAEGRDELYTAVNSDTGFYGYNFSDFKADPNWEPDESKAAVMEMKPGECIIFSARCMHASLPNTSERSTRFAVACRYVQSHVRVYPDTTNFRAHGSDFDLSNWGCVQVSGEDKFGHNKFRTENNLGQPFPVLTPTE; encoded by the coding sequence ATGAAAAACTCATTAACACAGGAACAAAAAGATTTGTTTAATAAGCAAGGATTCATTGGTCCTTTTAAATTGTATGAACCAGAAGAAGCAAAGGAAATATTTCGTCAAATAAGAATAAAGAGTGCGGAAAATAGTAACATATTACACGATAATCCTTTAAACTATGATCGTCACTTTGATATTGAAGAGTTAACTAATCATATTTGTCACGAAGGAGTAGTTAATAGACTTAAAGGAATTATGGGGGATGATGTAATCCTTTGGAGAATGGAGTATTTTCCAAAATATCCTGGCAGTAAAGGAACAGAATGGCATCAAGTACAGGATTATAGTTATGCTACCGGTAAACCGCAACTTATTCCTACTGATACGACCCCAGGAACTCCATTCGATCTTACGGTTTGGACATGCTTTACAGAATCTACAAGAGAAAATGGTTGTTTAAAACTAATGCCAGGTTCTCACAATGAAATGTTTTTTGATGAATCTAAAAATCCAGCTGAAGGAAGGGATGAGTTGTATACGGCAGTGAATTCAGATACAGGGTTTTACGGTTATAATTTTTCAGATTTCAAAGCAGATCCTAATTGGGAACCAGACGAATCAAAGGCTGCAGTTATGGAAATGAAACCGGGAGAGTGTATTATTTTTTCCGCGAGATGCATGCACGCTTCGTTACCTAATACCTCCGAAAGATCAACTCGGTTTGCGGTTGCTTGTAGATATGTACAAAGTCACGTTAGGGTATATCCAGATACTACTAATTTTAGAGCACATGGATCAGATTTTGATCTTTCTAATTGGGGATGTGTTCAAGTAAGTGGTGAAGACAAATTTGGTCACAATAAATTCAGAACTGAAAATAATCTTGGGCAGCCATTTCCAGTATTAACTCCTACAGAATAA